In the Oncorhynchus keta strain PuntledgeMale-10-30-2019 chromosome 29, Oket_V2, whole genome shotgun sequence genome, one interval contains:
- the si:dkey-87k14.1 gene encoding leucine-rich repeat transmembrane protein FLRT2, producing MELHPLRVWNKDWASFLRPWIPILLGLHMQFYRASGSSCPEECRCDRTFVYCNERSLTSVPLGIGEGYKTLYLHNNQINNAGFPSELHNVASVETVYLYGNQLDEFPINLPKNVRVLHLQENNIQTISRAALAQLLWLEELHLDDNSISTVGVEEGAFREAVSLKMLFLTKNHLSSVPIGLPEDLKELRLDENRIAVITEEALRNVTRLERLLLDGNLLTDEGVAPGTFQDLVTLRELSLARNSLTYPPPLLPGDVLVKLNFQDNQMNEIPVTAFAGLRKLERLDISNNQLQSLTEGVFDGLVSLRQLTVRNNLWLCDCSINWVILWLKSLPVSLNVRGFMCQKPETVRGMVIRELNTELIQCPRSTTAALLPTHLPPTSPGLTTRFPPSSTGYPSDTESLSPPSRLPFSPTHNPPLLPSSPSRDGEQRTNLPPLDPERETLQIKFTILNGSAIHVSWVASFPVTAYKVTWAKMGPSLSGDTVRERMVGGEHRGIRLVNLKPKSTYRICVIPLDAFNNYRPKDDTVCSEAVTKPVSYGQGNNTGPPGPEQATQQDPSSPFLLAGLIGGAVIVVLVLLLSIFCWHMHKKGRSSSAKWKYNKGRRKDDYCEAGTKKDNSILEMTETSFQIASLNNEQLLKGDYRIQPIYTPNGGIGFRDCPLGSNSTVYCKNNVQADADFCRT from the coding sequence ATGGAGCTACATCCATTGCGCGTGTGGAATAAGGACTGGGCCTCTTTCCTCAGGCCATGGATACCCATACTGCTGGGCCTGCACATGCAGTTCTACCGGGCGTCTGGCTCAAGCTGCCCAGAGGAGTGCCGCTGTGACAGGACCTTTGTTTACTGCAACGAGAGGAGCCTGACCTCGGTGCCTCTAGGGATCGGAGAGGGCTACAAGACCCTCTACCTCCACAACAACCAGATCAACAATGCCGGCTTCCCCTCGGAGCTTCACAACGTCGCCTCCGTGGAGACTGTCTATCTCTATGGTAACCAGCTGGACGAGTTTCCCATCAACCTGCCCAAGAATGTACGGGTACTGCACCTGCAGGAGAACAACATCCAGACCATCTCCAGGGCCGCGCTGGCTCAGCTGCTGTGGCTGGAGGAGCTCCACCTGGACGATAACTCTATCTCCACAGTTGGGGTGGAAGAAGGGGCATTCAGGGAGGCCGTCAGCCTCAAGATGCTCTTCCTCACCAAGAACCACCTGAGCAGTGTCCCTATTGGTCTCCCTGAGGACCTCAAAGAGTTGCGATTGGACGAGAACCGGATTGCAGTGATCACCGAGGAGGCGCTCAGGAATGTGACGAGGTTAGAGCGCCTCCTGCTGGACGGGAACCTGCTGACGGATGAGGGTGTGGCCCCTGGAACCTTCCAGGACCTGGTGACACTACGGGAGCTGTCTCTGGCGCGGAACTCCCTCACCTACCCGCCCCCGCTTCTCCCAGGGGATGTTCTGGTGAAGCTGAACTTTCAGGATAATCAGATGAATGAGATCCCTGTGACGGCCTTCGCGGGGCTGAGAAAGCTGGAGAGGCTAGATATTTCCAACAACCAGCTGCAGTCCCTGACAGAGGGGGTCTTTGATGGCCTCGTCAGCCTCAGACAGCTCACTGTTCGTAACAACCTTTGGCTGTGTGACTGCAGCATTAACTGGGTCATACTGTGGTTAAAGTCTCTGCCAGTCTCCCTCAACGTGCGCGGCTTCATGTGCCAGAAGCCCGAAACTGTCCGGGGCATGGTAATCAGAGAGCTGAACACCGAGCTTATCCAGTGCCCTCGCAGCACCACGGCTGCCCTGCTGCCCACCCACTTGCCCCCCACCTCACCAGGCCTCACCACccgcttccctccctcctccacaggCTACCCCTCAGAcacagagtctctctctcccccatccaggCTCCCCTTCTCACCCACACataacccccctctcctcccctcctccccttccagagatggggaacagaggactaACCTGCCACCCCTGGACCCTGAGCGGGAGACCCTGCAGATCAAGTTCACCATACTCAATGGTTCAGCCATCCACGTCAGCTGGGTGGCCTCCTTTCCTGTCACAGCCTACAAGGTCACCTGGGCCAAGATGGGTCCCAGCCTGTCGGGAGACACAGTGAGGGAGAGGATGGTGGGAGGGGAGCACCGGGGCATACGTTTGGTCAACCTCAAGCCTAAGTCCACCTACCGGATCTGTGTCATCCCGTTGGATGCGTTCAATAACTACCGGCCCAAGGATGATACAGTGTGTTCAGAGGCTGTGACTAAGCCGGTCTCCTATGGCCAAGGTAATAATACAGGGCCACCGGGGCCGGAGCAGGCCACCCAGCAGGACCCCAGTTCTCCCTTTCTTCTGGCTGGCCTCATCGGAGGGGCCGTGATCGTAGTTCTGGTGCTTCTCCTTAGCATATTCTGCTGGCACATGCACAAGAAGGGTCGGTCGTCCTCGGCCAAGTGGAAATACAATAAGGGCAGGAGAAAAGACGACTACTGCGAGGCAGGAACCAAAAAGGATAACTCTATACTGGAAATGACTGAGACCAGCTTCCAGATAGCGTCCCTGAACAACGAGCAGCTCCTCAAGGGAGACTACCGCATACAGCCCATTTATACCCCTAATGGGGGCATTGGCTTCAGAGACTGCCCTCTGGGAAGCAATAGCACAGTATACTGCAAGAACAATGTTCAAGCAGACGCAGACTTTTGCCGTACATGA